From Penaeus monodon isolate SGIC_2016 chromosome 6, NSTDA_Pmon_1, whole genome shotgun sequence, the proteins below share one genomic window:
- the LOC119574221 gene encoding uncharacterized protein LOC119574221, with protein sequence MHCLQDQAPTRGVYTIPFSEVKATHFHSEWKAFFDITWPDSPPRRVIIHLVSSYPTDHTRVMFMLCTGEKGRSYINSGVDVIDGEMSSEHLIFGKGCRSPATFSTISRGRLVNDKVGFVDVSEDGQVHITINPGISFCTTVGNVCSGMDVLQEASEYYNTSKVQLVDCGVVLPC encoded by the exons ATGCATTGTCTGCAAGACCAGGCCCCGACCAGAGGCGTTTATACGATTCCG TTTAGCGAAGTGAAAGCGACACATTTTCATAGCGAATGGAAAGCCTTCTTCGACATCACGTGGCCGGACTCGCCCCCTCGCCGCGTGATCATCCACCTCGTGTCATCGTACCCCACGGATCATACCCGGGTGATGTTCATGCTGTGTACGGGCGAGAAAGGGCGGTCCTACATCAACAGCGGCGTCGACGTGATCGATGGCGAAATGTCGAGCGAGCACTTGATCTTCGGGAAAGGCTGCAGGAGCCCCGCCACGTTCTCGACCATTTCCAGGGGGCGCTTGGTGAATGACAAAGTCGGGTTTGTGGATGTTAGCGAGGACGGCCAGGTCCACATCACGATCAATCCCGGTATCTCTTTTTGTACAACGGTGGGGAATGTGTGCAGCGGGATGGACGTGTTGCAAGAAGCGTCGGAGTACTACAACACCTCCAAAGTGCAACTGGTAGACTGTGGAGTTGTCTTGCCATGTTGA
- the LOC119574222 gene encoding cuticle protein 19-like, which produces MIRSLASTLLLASLVLAKPTLVPKYGLPAPPVYPAAPPKYAFEYAVNAPHAGNHFGHSEARDGYRTDGEYFVHLPDGRVQTVTYYADQTGYYPTVHYKGAAVYPTAPAYHAPAPAYHAPAPAPAYHAPAPVPAYHAPVHGHH; this is translated from the exons CTTGCCTCCACCCTCCTCCTGGCTAGCCTGGTGCTCGCTAAGCCAACTTTAGTCCCGAAGTACGGCCTTCCTGCGCCACCGGTTTACCCAGCC GCGCCGCCCAAGTACGCCTTCGAGTACGCCGTCAACGCCCCTCACGCCGGGAACCACTTCGGCCACTCGGAAGCTCGGGACGGCTACAGGACCGACGGCGAGTACTTCGTCCACCTCCCCGACGGGCGCGTCCAGACCGTCACTTACTACGCCGACCAGACGGGTTACTACCCTACAGTGCACTACAAGGGCGCGGCTGTTTACCCAACCGCCCCTGCTTAccacgcccccgcccccgcctaccacgcccccgcccccgcccccgcttACCACGCCCCCGCCCCCGTCCCCGCCTACCACGCACCGGTCCATGGCCACCACTAG